From one Lycium barbarum isolate Lr01 chromosome 6, ASM1917538v2, whole genome shotgun sequence genomic stretch:
- the LOC132598619 gene encoding uncharacterized protein LOC132598619 isoform X4 has translation MVKSTLLCYAPELRRSWDWNLGGQNSTYHALYPRSWTVYDGEPDPALRIVCRQISPFIPHNYKESSLPTAVFTFTLHNLGKTSADVTLLFTWANSAGGDSGISGHHFNSKFRTEDGVRGVLLHHMTSKELPSVTFAVAAEENDAVHVSECPFFVIAGDSQGITAKDMWNEVKKHGSFDNLQSEEMSMPSEPGSLVGAAVAASLTIPADDVRSATFSLAWACPEINFASGKTYHRRYTKYYGTMGHAAAKIAHDAIQEHTQWESQIEEWQKPIIEDKRLPEWYPTTLFNELYYLNAGGAIWTDGLPPVQSLSTIGKKFSIDRSSSDVKESADLTHSDDTAVRILERMGSVLEELHTPVSVNAAVGTNLLLKGEENVGQFLYLEGIEYHMCNTYDVHFYASFALTMLFPKLELSIQRDFAAAVMMHDPSKRMLLDDGMSATRKVLGALPHDIGMDDPWFEVNYYCLYNTDRWKDLNPKFVLQVYRDFVATGDKKFVEAVWPSVYMAMAFMDQFDKDGDGMIENEGFPDQTYDVWSVSGVSAYCGGLWVAALQAASALAREVGDKGSEDYFWFKFQKAKVVYQKLWNGSYFNYDNSGSAVSSSIQADQLAGQWYARACGLLPIVDEEKAKTALETVFNFNVMKVKDGRRGAVNGMRPNGEPDSSSMQSREIWSGVTYAVAAAMIQEDMADRGFKTAAGVYETVWSLDGFGYAFQTPEGWNTEGRYRALGYMRPLAIWAMQWALNPPKLPKQEVKPEFEADSLSRQHAGFQTVARLLKLPKEKDARSVFQVLFDYTCKRITN, from the exons ATGGTGAAAAGTACTCTACTGTGTTATGCCCCGGAACTCCGAA GATCTTGGGACTGGAATCTAGGTGGCCAAAATTCTACATATCATGCTCTTTATCCGAGATCGTGGACTGTATACGATG GGGAACCTGATCCAGCACTCAGGATAGTATGCCGTCAGATCTCTCCTTTTATCCCCCACAACTACAAAGAGAGCAGCTTACCAACAGCAGTCTTTACTTTCACG CTGCATAACTTGGGAAAGACGTCTGCAGACGTCACTTTGCTTTTCACCTGGGCA AACTCTGCTGGTGGAGATTCTGGAATTTCTGGCCATCATTTCAATTCAAAGTTTAG AACGGAAGATGGAGTCCGAGGCGTACTCTTGCACCACAT GACTTCCAAAGAACTGCCTTCTGTAACTTTTGCAGTTGCAGCAGAGGAAAACGATGCAGTTCACGTCTCTGAGTGCCCTTTCTTTGTGATAGCTGGAGACTCCCAGGGAATTACAGCAAAAGATATGTGGAATGAAGTAAAAAAG CATGGATCCTTTGACAACCTTCAATCTGAGGAAATGTCCATGCCTTCTGAACCGGGATCACTTGTTGGAGCGGCAGTTGCAGCATCACTAACTATTCCAGCAGATGATGTAAGAAGTGCGACATTCTCATTGGCATGGGCCTGCCCTGAAATTAATTTCGCAAGTGGTAAAACTTATCACAG GCGCTACACCAAGTATTATGGTACTATGGGTCATGCTGCTGCAAAAATTGCACATGATGCTATCCAAG AGCACACCCAGTGGGAGTCACAAATAGAAGAATGGCAAAAACCTATTATTGAAGACAAGAGGCTTCCTGAATG GTACCCAACAACTCTCTTCAATGAGCTCTATTATTTAAATGCAGGAGGGGCAATTTGGACAG aTGGATTGCCACCAGTTCAAAGTTTATCAACTATTGGGAAAAAGTTTTCCATAGATAGGTCTAGTTCAGATGTTAAAGAAAGTGCTGATCTAACCCATTCAGATGACACTGCTGTTCGCATTCTTGAAAGGATGGGCTCGGTGCTTGAGGAACTTCACACTCCTGTCTCAGTAAATGCTGCTGTCGGGACAAACCTTCTTCTGAAGGGCGAGGAAAATGTTGGCCAGTTCCTCTATCTTGAAGGGATTGAATATCATATGTGTAACACATATGATGTTCATTTTTATGCATCTTTTGCTTTGACTATGCTCTTCCCAAAACTTGAACTTAGCATACAACGAGACTTTGCAGCTGCTGTGATGATGCACGATCCAAGTAAGAGAATGCTCTTGGATGATGGAATGTCAGCGACAAGGAAAGTTCTTGGCGCTCTTCCTCATGATATTGGAATGGATGATCCATGGTTTGAAGTAAATTACTATTGCCTGTATAACACAGATCGGTGGAAAGATTTGAACCCAAAATTTGTTCTTCAAGTTTACAGGGATTTTGTTGCGACAGGTGATAAAAAGTTTGTCGAAGCTGTTTGGCCATCTGTGTATATGGCAATGGCTTTCATGGATCAATTTGATAAGGATGGGGATGGGATGATAGAAAATGAAGGATTTCCTGATCAGACATATGATGTATGGTCCGTCTCTGGTGTGAGTGCTTACTGTGGTGGCCTATGGGTTGCAGCATTGCAGGCTGCATCAGCCCTAGCTCGAGAAGTAGGTGACAAGGGTTCTGAGGACTACTTTTGGTTTAAGTTTCAGAAAGCAAAGGTAGTTTATCAAAAATTATGGAATGGTTCTTACTTTAACTATGACAACAGTGGCAGTGCCGTAAGCTCATCCATTCAAGCTGATCAATTGGCTGGACAATG GTATGCTCGTGCATGTGGTCTTCTACCAATTGTTGATGAAGAAAAAGCCAAAACTGCACTTGAGACAGTGTTCAATTTCAATGTCATGAAGGTCAAGGATGGGAGGCGAGGAGCAGTGAATGGGATGCGGCCCAACGGGGAACCTGACTCATCTAGTATGCAGTCAAGGGAGATATGGTCTGGAGTTACATATGCTGTAGCTGCAGCCATGATTCAGGAAGACATGGCGGATAGGGGATTTAAAACTGCAGctggagtctatgaaaccgtttGGTCTTTAGATGGCTTTGG CTATGCTTTTCAGACCCCAGAAGGTTGGAACACAGAAGGCCGATACAGAGCACTAGGTTACATGCGTCCTTTGGCAATCTGGGCAATGCAATGGGCATTAAACCCACCTAAGCTTCCCAAGCAAGAGGTGAAGCCAGAATTTGAGGCAGATTCATTGTCTAGGCAACATGCTGGTTTTCAAACGGTAGCTCGTCTTCTAAAGCTGCCCAAAGAGAAAGATGCTAGAAGTGTTTTTCAGGTCCTTTTCGATTACACCTGTAAAAGAATCACAAATTAA
- the LOC132598619 gene encoding uncharacterized protein LOC132598619 isoform X3, translating into MGAGSIGRSFKGEFLRWQLFPRICEDKPVLPNQFSVFVTRPNGEKYSTVLCPGTPNDPSASGIGSWDWNLGGQNSTYHALYPRSWTVYDGEPDPALRIVCRQISPFIPHNYKESSLPTAVFTFTLHNLGKTSADVTLLFTWANSAGGDSGISGHHFNSKFRTEDGVRGVLLHHMTSKELPSVTFAVAAEENDAVHVSECPFFVIAGDSQGITAKDMWNEVKKHGSFDNLQSEEMSMPSEPGSLVGAAVAASLTIPADDVRSATFSLAWACPEINFASGKTYHRRYTKYYGTMGHAAAKIAHDAIQEHTQWESQIEEWQKPIIEDKRLPEWYPTTLFNELYYLNAGGAIWTDGLPPVQSLSTIGKKFSIDRSSSDVKESADLTHSDDTAVRILERMGSVLEELHTPVSVNAAVGTNLLLKGEENVGQFLYLEGIEYHMCNTYDVHFYASFALTMLFPKLELSIQRDFAAAVMMHDPSKRMLLDDGMSATRKVLGALPHDIGMDDPWFEVNYYCLYNTDRWKDLNPKFVLQVYRDFVATGDKKFVEAVWPSVYMAMAFMDQFDKDGDGMIENEGFPDQTYDVWSVSGVSAYCGGLWVAALQAASALAREVGDKGSEDYFWFKFQKAKVVYQKLWNGSYFNYDNSGSAVSSSIQADQLAGQWYARACGLLPIVDEEKAKTALETVFNFNVMKVKDGRRGAVNGMRPNGEPDSSSMQSREIWSGVTYAVAAAMIQEDMADRGFKTAAGVYETVWSLDGFGYAFQTPEGWNTEGRYRALGYMRPLAIWAMQWALNPPKLPKQEVKPEFEADSLSRQHAGFQTVARLLKLPKEKDARSVFQVLFDYTCKRITN; encoded by the exons GTATTTGTTACACGTCCAAATGGTGAAAAGTACTCTACTGTGTTATGCCCCGGAACTCCGAA TGATCCTTCAGCTTCTGGAATAGGATCTTGGGACTGGAATCTAGGTGGCCAAAATTCTACATATCATGCTCTTTATCCGAGATCGTGGACTGTATACGATG GGGAACCTGATCCAGCACTCAGGATAGTATGCCGTCAGATCTCTCCTTTTATCCCCCACAACTACAAAGAGAGCAGCTTACCAACAGCAGTCTTTACTTTCACG CTGCATAACTTGGGAAAGACGTCTGCAGACGTCACTTTGCTTTTCACCTGGGCA AACTCTGCTGGTGGAGATTCTGGAATTTCTGGCCATCATTTCAATTCAAAGTTTAG AACGGAAGATGGAGTCCGAGGCGTACTCTTGCACCACAT GACTTCCAAAGAACTGCCTTCTGTAACTTTTGCAGTTGCAGCAGAGGAAAACGATGCAGTTCACGTCTCTGAGTGCCCTTTCTTTGTGATAGCTGGAGACTCCCAGGGAATTACAGCAAAAGATATGTGGAATGAAGTAAAAAAG CATGGATCCTTTGACAACCTTCAATCTGAGGAAATGTCCATGCCTTCTGAACCGGGATCACTTGTTGGAGCGGCAGTTGCAGCATCACTAACTATTCCAGCAGATGATGTAAGAAGTGCGACATTCTCATTGGCATGGGCCTGCCCTGAAATTAATTTCGCAAGTGGTAAAACTTATCACAG GCGCTACACCAAGTATTATGGTACTATGGGTCATGCTGCTGCAAAAATTGCACATGATGCTATCCAAG AGCACACCCAGTGGGAGTCACAAATAGAAGAATGGCAAAAACCTATTATTGAAGACAAGAGGCTTCCTGAATG GTACCCAACAACTCTCTTCAATGAGCTCTATTATTTAAATGCAGGAGGGGCAATTTGGACAG aTGGATTGCCACCAGTTCAAAGTTTATCAACTATTGGGAAAAAGTTTTCCATAGATAGGTCTAGTTCAGATGTTAAAGAAAGTGCTGATCTAACCCATTCAGATGACACTGCTGTTCGCATTCTTGAAAGGATGGGCTCGGTGCTTGAGGAACTTCACACTCCTGTCTCAGTAAATGCTGCTGTCGGGACAAACCTTCTTCTGAAGGGCGAGGAAAATGTTGGCCAGTTCCTCTATCTTGAAGGGATTGAATATCATATGTGTAACACATATGATGTTCATTTTTATGCATCTTTTGCTTTGACTATGCTCTTCCCAAAACTTGAACTTAGCATACAACGAGACTTTGCAGCTGCTGTGATGATGCACGATCCAAGTAAGAGAATGCTCTTGGATGATGGAATGTCAGCGACAAGGAAAGTTCTTGGCGCTCTTCCTCATGATATTGGAATGGATGATCCATGGTTTGAAGTAAATTACTATTGCCTGTATAACACAGATCGGTGGAAAGATTTGAACCCAAAATTTGTTCTTCAAGTTTACAGGGATTTTGTTGCGACAGGTGATAAAAAGTTTGTCGAAGCTGTTTGGCCATCTGTGTATATGGCAATGGCTTTCATGGATCAATTTGATAAGGATGGGGATGGGATGATAGAAAATGAAGGATTTCCTGATCAGACATATGATGTATGGTCCGTCTCTGGTGTGAGTGCTTACTGTGGTGGCCTATGGGTTGCAGCATTGCAGGCTGCATCAGCCCTAGCTCGAGAAGTAGGTGACAAGGGTTCTGAGGACTACTTTTGGTTTAAGTTTCAGAAAGCAAAGGTAGTTTATCAAAAATTATGGAATGGTTCTTACTTTAACTATGACAACAGTGGCAGTGCCGTAAGCTCATCCATTCAAGCTGATCAATTGGCTGGACAATG GTATGCTCGTGCATGTGGTCTTCTACCAATTGTTGATGAAGAAAAAGCCAAAACTGCACTTGAGACAGTGTTCAATTTCAATGTCATGAAGGTCAAGGATGGGAGGCGAGGAGCAGTGAATGGGATGCGGCCCAACGGGGAACCTGACTCATCTAGTATGCAGTCAAGGGAGATATGGTCTGGAGTTACATATGCTGTAGCTGCAGCCATGATTCAGGAAGACATGGCGGATAGGGGATTTAAAACTGCAGctggagtctatgaaaccgtttGGTCTTTAGATGGCTTTGG CTATGCTTTTCAGACCCCAGAAGGTTGGAACACAGAAGGCCGATACAGAGCACTAGGTTACATGCGTCCTTTGGCAATCTGGGCAATGCAATGGGCATTAAACCCACCTAAGCTTCCCAAGCAAGAGGTGAAGCCAGAATTTGAGGCAGATTCATTGTCTAGGCAACATGCTGGTTTTCAAACGGTAGCTCGTCTTCTAAAGCTGCCCAAAGAGAAAGATGCTAGAAGTGTTTTTCAGGTCCTTTTCGATTACACCTGTAAAAGAATCACAAATTAA